In Spirosoma aureum, a single genomic region encodes these proteins:
- a CDS encoding alpha/beta fold hydrolase has protein sequence MQTPFSVVLIHGHGVDASIWDSIYADLALDYPILKPDVARLTSHTTIEAYAEELNARLQAASINDVVLIGHSMGGYIALAFAERYPAQVRGLVLYHSTAYADDEDRKAQRRQLIETMRTQGGAQFIEKQLPKMVAPGYPAEKVKDLIDHYRDLPTDALIAGMEAIAGRPDRTTILRDAPFPILLVLGKEDQLIPLEKTKKLAELSDRIRVALIDNAGHLSMVEQPEASQKILRDFVKQL, from the coding sequence ATGCAGACTCCATTTTCGGTGGTCCTGATCCACGGTCACGGTGTCGATGCATCCATCTGGGATAGCATCTACGCTGATTTGGCCCTGGATTACCCTATTCTAAAACCTGACGTTGCCCGCCTGACTTCACATACAACCATTGAAGCTTATGCGGAAGAGCTGAACGCCCGGCTTCAGGCTGCTTCCATCAACGACGTAGTTCTGATTGGCCATTCGATGGGTGGTTACATAGCGCTGGCTTTTGCCGAACGTTACCCGGCCCAGGTGCGTGGTCTGGTCCTGTATCACTCGACGGCCTACGCCGACGACGAAGATCGTAAAGCACAGCGTCGCCAGCTCATTGAAACGATGCGGACTCAGGGCGGGGCACAATTCATTGAAAAGCAACTCCCGAAAATGGTTGCACCCGGTTATCCTGCGGAAAAAGTAAAGGATCTGATCGATCACTACCGAGATTTGCCTACCGATGCGCTCATTGCGGGTATGGAAGCCATTGCGGGACGCCCTGATCGGACAACCATTTTACGGGATGCCCCATTTCCGATCCTGCTGGTTTTAGGGAAAGAGGATCAGCTCATACCCCTTGAGAAAACAAAGAAACTGGCCGAATTATCGGATCGAATCCGTGTAGCACTTATCGATAACGCAGGCCATCTGAGTATGGTCGAACAACCCGAAGCATCGCAGAAAATACTCCGCGACTTTGTGAAGCAGCTCTAA
- a CDS encoding aspartate aminotransferase family protein — protein sequence MAELFNVYPLYDIEPVRAQGSYLWDTNGTRYLDLYGGHAVISVGHTHPRYVQALTDQLHKISFYSNSVRIPQQQELADKLGSLSEHPDYALFLCNSGAEANENALKLASFHNGRTQVIAFRKGFHGRTAGAVAATDNPSIVAPVNYNKHVTFLPYNDAEAAREAITTETSAVIVEGIQGVGGIHVASDDFLQTLRKRCDETGTVLILDGVQCGYGRSGKFFSHQFSGIQADIISMAKGMGNGFPIGGILISPKFKASFGLLGTTFGGNHLACTAAIAVLDIMKEEGLIENAVRMGDYFMNGIRQIGGYKELRGRGLMIGIEYDFPVESLRKNLLFEHKQFTGVAGKTIIRLLPSLAIGTDEADIFLEALEKCLKTEQTAA from the coding sequence ATGGCTGAACTTTTTAACGTTTACCCGCTCTACGACATTGAACCCGTTCGGGCGCAGGGAAGCTATTTATGGGACACAAATGGCACCCGTTACCTCGATCTATATGGCGGTCATGCCGTAATTTCGGTCGGCCACACGCACCCACGCTATGTGCAGGCGTTGACCGATCAGCTACATAAAATTTCGTTTTATTCTAATTCTGTCCGAATACCTCAGCAACAGGAACTGGCGGATAAACTGGGAAGCCTTTCGGAACATCCTGATTATGCCCTGTTTTTATGCAATTCCGGAGCAGAAGCGAACGAAAACGCCCTTAAACTGGCGTCGTTTCACAATGGCCGGACACAGGTAATTGCCTTTAGGAAAGGCTTTCACGGGCGTACGGCGGGCGCTGTTGCCGCCACCGACAATCCATCCATTGTCGCACCTGTCAACTATAATAAGCACGTTACTTTTCTGCCTTACAACGATGCCGAAGCAGCTCGGGAAGCGATCACAACCGAAACTTCAGCCGTCATTGTTGAAGGCATACAGGGTGTGGGCGGAATACATGTCGCCAGTGATGACTTTCTGCAAACCCTCCGTAAACGGTGTGATGAAACCGGTACAGTCTTAATTCTGGACGGCGTTCAGTGTGGTTACGGTCGCTCAGGGAAGTTCTTTTCGCACCAGTTTAGTGGTATTCAGGCCGATATCATTTCGATGGCGAAGGGCATGGGCAATGGATTTCCAATTGGTGGCATCCTGATATCTCCCAAATTCAAAGCCAGCTTCGGTTTGCTTGGCACTACCTTTGGTGGGAACCATCTGGCCTGCACAGCAGCAATAGCCGTACTGGACATCATGAAAGAGGAAGGCCTGATCGAAAATGCCGTTCGTATGGGCGATTACTTCATGAACGGTATTCGGCAGATTGGTGGTTATAAAGAATTGCGTGGTCGAGGGTTGATGATCGGGATCGAGTATGACTTCCCGGTTGAGTCGCTGCGTAAAAACTTATTATTTGAGCATAAGCAATTTACGGGTGTAGCGGGTAAAACGATAATCCGGTTGTTGCCTTCGCTGGCTATTGGTACAGACGAAGCTGATATTTTCCTGGAAGCGCTGGAAAAGTGTTTAAAAACAGAGCAAACAGCGGCTTAA
- a CDS encoding DUF433 domain-containing protein → MINWQEYIYSDKKVLLGKPVIKGTRLSVEFLLERLADGWTEQDLLDNYPRLSKEALQGVFAFTVTHK, encoded by the coding sequence ATGATAAACTGGCAGGAGTATATTTATTCGGACAAAAAAGTATTGTTGGGAAAACCTGTCATAAAAGGAACGCGCTTATCCGTTGAATTTCTGCTAGAACGCCTAGCTGACGGCTGGACGGAGCAGGATTTGTTAGACAATTATCCGCGCCTTTCAAAAGAAGCTTTGCAAGGTGTTTTTGCCTTTACAGTAACACATAAATGA
- a CDS encoding N-acetylornithine carbamoyltransferase, which translates to MTNFLSLADVADLDALIQSGRDAKANPFADQHLGKNKTIGLIFFNSSLRTRLSTQKAAQNLGMNVMIMNVGQDSWGLEMEEGVLMNGDKAEHVREAAAVIGRYCDMIGIRAFAELKDREKDYKEQVMHQFARYANVPIVNLESATRHPLQSLADCITIEEAKANSSVIPARPKVVLTWLPHFKPLPQAVANSFCEWMNARAKSGNVDFVVTHPQGYELAPEFVGNARIMHNQDEAFDGADFIYGKNWSSYTHYGQVLTQDPSWAVTMDDIRRTNNGKFMHCLPVRRNLKVSDEVLDSPHSLVIEQAANREWSAQAVLKEILKSI; encoded by the coding sequence ATGACTAATTTTCTGTCCCTCGCCGATGTCGCGGACCTCGACGCACTGATACAATCTGGCCGCGATGCCAAAGCCAACCCGTTTGCTGATCAACACCTGGGGAAAAACAAAACCATTGGCCTTATTTTCTTTAACTCCAGCCTCCGCACGCGCCTAAGTACCCAGAAAGCAGCTCAGAATCTTGGCATGAACGTCATGATCATGAATGTCGGGCAGGACAGCTGGGGTTTGGAAATGGAAGAAGGCGTGTTGATGAATGGCGATAAAGCCGAGCATGTACGTGAGGCTGCTGCTGTAATCGGTCGTTACTGTGACATGATCGGTATTCGGGCTTTTGCTGAGCTGAAAGACCGCGAAAAGGATTACAAAGAGCAGGTCATGCACCAGTTTGCACGCTACGCCAATGTCCCGATTGTCAATCTGGAATCAGCGACACGCCACCCGTTACAATCATTGGCCGATTGCATTACCATTGAAGAAGCGAAAGCCAATTCGAGTGTGATTCCGGCCCGGCCGAAAGTGGTGTTGACCTGGTTACCTCACTTCAAGCCACTGCCACAGGCTGTCGCAAATTCGTTCTGTGAGTGGATGAATGCCCGTGCCAAATCAGGGAACGTAGATTTTGTGGTAACACATCCCCAAGGCTACGAACTCGCTCCTGAATTTGTTGGCAACGCCCGCATCATGCATAATCAGGATGAAGCCTTTGATGGTGCCGATTTTATTTACGGCAAAAACTGGTCGTCATATACGCATTATGGGCAGGTTCTCACCCAGGACCCCTCCTGGGCAGTGACGATGGACGATATCCGCCGGACGAATAACGGTAAGTTTATGCACTGCCTCCCCGTTCGGCGTAACCTGAAAGTGTCGGATGAAGTGCTGGATAGTCCTCATTCACTCGTCATTGAGCAGGCAGCTAACCGCGAATGGTCAGCACAGGCAGTCCTGAAAGAAATTTTAAAAAGTATATAA
- the argB gene encoding acetylglutamate kinase, which translates to MNTLTVIKIGGNVIDDPAALKRFLTAFASVAGMKVLIHGGGKIATQVADKLGIQTTMVEGRRITDQPMLDVVTMVYGGLVNKQIVAKLQALDINAIGLTGADGGTVLAKKRPVRDIDYGMVGDIDEVNSGQIQFFLRQNLTPVFAPITYSETGDLLNTNADTMASAIAVDMVRHNGVTLVYCFEKKGVLADPTDDNSVIGELTPSLYAEHKAAGSINKGMIPKLDNAFKALGNGVSKVIICHADDVAAALQQGAGTTLRLGD; encoded by the coding sequence ATGAACACCCTCACGGTTATCAAAATTGGCGGGAATGTGATTGATGATCCAGCCGCTCTAAAACGTTTCCTAACCGCCTTTGCCTCCGTTGCGGGGATGAAAGTGCTTATTCATGGCGGAGGAAAAATTGCGACGCAGGTAGCCGACAAACTAGGCATCCAAACGACCATGGTTGAAGGGCGACGGATCACCGACCAGCCCATGCTCGATGTAGTCACGATGGTTTACGGCGGCCTTGTCAACAAGCAGATTGTTGCGAAATTACAGGCTCTTGACATCAATGCGATTGGCCTGACCGGTGCCGATGGCGGTACGGTTCTGGCAAAAAAACGCCCGGTCAGGGATATTGATTATGGGATGGTCGGCGACATTGACGAAGTGAATTCGGGACAGATTCAGTTTTTTCTACGTCAGAATTTAACCCCGGTGTTTGCCCCGATCACGTATAGTGAAACAGGTGATTTATTGAACACCAACGCCGATACCATGGCTTCTGCCATAGCCGTAGACATGGTCAGGCACAATGGCGTTACTCTGGTTTATTGTTTTGAGAAAAAAGGGGTTCTGGCTGACCCAACCGACGACAATAGCGTTATTGGCGAACTAACTCCCTCGCTCTATGCTGAGCACAAAGCTGCTGGATCGATCAACAAAGGTATGATCCCGAAGTTGGATAATGCCTTTAAAGCACTGGGTAACGGCGTATCGAAAGTGATTATCTGCCATGCCGACGATGTAGCAGCAGCTCTTCAACAAGGTGCCGGAACAACGTTGAGACTGGGTGATTAA
- a CDS encoding C40 family peptidase codes for MTKKMLLTALIAVSFGIVQAQTVPTVTQDISTVTDSKPAVTQDLSTVTSSEKSFYEQIPLVGNLIGFAKEHLSIRYRSGGSSKRGFDCSGFTRFCFRQFGISLPHSSAAQGNVGQAVDQADAKPGDLILFKGHSSGGSHIGHVGLITEVVGDRIKFIHSAWNGGVRYDYLHASYYQRRFVGVRRVLNLLTSK; via the coding sequence ATGACGAAAAAAATGCTCCTGACGGCGCTTATTGCCGTCTCGTTTGGCATCGTTCAAGCCCAGACCGTACCTACCGTAACACAAGACATTTCTACCGTAACAGACAGTAAACCCGCCGTAACCCAAGATTTATCCACCGTAACTTCTAGTGAAAAGTCGTTTTATGAGCAAATTCCGCTCGTAGGTAATCTGATCGGCTTTGCCAAAGAACATCTCTCGATTCGCTACCGCTCGGGAGGATCCAGCAAACGCGGTTTCGACTGCTCTGGTTTTACCCGGTTCTGCTTCCGCCAATTCGGTATTTCTCTTCCCCATTCCAGTGCCGCCCAGGGTAATGTAGGCCAGGCAGTTGATCAAGCCGATGCAAAACCCGGCGACCTGATTCTTTTCAAAGGACATAGCTCTGGCGGAAGCCACATTGGGCACGTAGGCCTGATTACCGAAGTTGTCGGCGACCGTATCAAATTTATCCACTCCGCCTGGAACGGGGGCGTCCGCTACGATTATCTGCACGCTTCTTATTATCAGCGTCGGTTCGTAGGTGTTCGGCGCGTACTTAATCTACTGACAAGTAAGTAA
- a CDS encoding caspase family protein: MNPLSTPPEELDPHFKTVTYALLVGINTYTTSPLQGPVNDVKKVADFLKTLTDIDTHIKILTDSEATKTALITAFREHLGQAKSGDTVLFYFSGHGTSERVDTTIWSDESSGVLECIACYNGDTTNSWDFLLADKELRYLLQEVAQEGKVHTVSIFDCCHSGDNTRSLLDLDAQDTRQRSIQDIFPLRPWTAFLFSSQISEEQARSQPLPEWLPEPIHIQMSACAADEKALEVENEGVFTKNLLSVLQANSGAVSYESLVDHARQYMRFGYDQRPQLFASGSIPEKLKRSPFLNRSVNTELPAVQAQFSQSKNGTQGGWYLNVGALHGLQPGQEVKLLTSIGQPLLTTPVSEIGLDYARLSIDSAVSVQPDPAIVYRVDVPGLMSKPLRIFFSSRNGSPAEQAKMIANLMAEAGNCYVPEADESAADYALYARNGWYFLTLPNTEDQPDNEFRPLVSPVMFTDKNVNQKLGNYIRQFSRWTYLKTLKNPVATGPGIKIEIVPEGSSSVAKNGSTVPITLIERNETHTNEVVIRVTNTTNQLLYCTVVYLTHGIGSWLQFLDTNTELVPNQMVIVGQNAYEGADNSTRISIPISSAGENVVHDYNWPAVDERLLFIFTTKSANASGVLSESTLNFLQFDELPPPPTLADRMDGGTKAIAASRPSTAVPLPTWWTQSINLRWENPAYNKISKYDLHAMISPQPDIVADDALADCALGLYFTTSTNQSPTLQVKPQLQQYWISQQDVQKGMGEDISLALASRVSQSIRNRQFQENRTVYPNRARVVASGDSWFQYPFLIRDIVDCLSNGYLVYSLASTDNTLQTIDPNDVLLAIDESDAQFLLFSGGLNDLMDQFPDRFILDITDLPQTNPRQWLTDEFFQTLDVMQVQYESLFEAIRREKSNVYIIAHGYDYIRSVNAVSEERNWLAPELTRKGISSPQAQQALLNLVIDEFNERLKTAADKFDDMVTHLDLRHIVAKPTYWHDETHPNDAGFLDLAYQFVKQIRTIQKPAITTVH; the protein is encoded by the coding sequence ATGAATCCGCTATCCACTCCTCCTGAGGAATTAGACCCTCATTTTAAAACCGTTACCTATGCCTTATTAGTGGGTATTAATACTTATACCACTTCTCCACTTCAGGGACCTGTCAATGATGTCAAAAAGGTAGCTGATTTTCTAAAAACGCTTACCGATATAGATACGCACATCAAGATATTAACAGATAGTGAAGCGACAAAAACCGCACTAATTACCGCTTTCCGCGAACACCTGGGCCAGGCAAAATCAGGAGATACAGTTCTATTTTATTTTTCGGGTCATGGCACCAGCGAACGAGTCGATACGACCATCTGGTCTGATGAATCGAGTGGTGTTTTAGAGTGTATTGCCTGTTATAATGGCGACACAACCAACAGCTGGGACTTTTTGCTGGCCGACAAGGAACTACGATACCTGCTTCAAGAAGTCGCACAGGAAGGGAAAGTGCATACCGTTTCCATATTTGATTGTTGTCATTCTGGCGATAACACAAGAAGCCTTCTCGACCTGGACGCACAGGACACGCGCCAACGCAGTATTCAGGATATTTTTCCGCTCCGTCCCTGGACTGCTTTTCTTTTCAGCAGTCAAATTTCTGAAGAGCAGGCTCGTTCTCAGCCACTGCCGGAATGGCTTCCAGAGCCAATACATATACAAATGTCGGCCTGTGCAGCCGACGAAAAGGCATTAGAGGTAGAAAATGAAGGCGTGTTCACTAAAAATCTGTTGTCTGTATTACAGGCTAATAGTGGGGCCGTTTCGTACGAATCTCTGGTTGATCACGCACGTCAGTACATGCGTTTTGGGTATGACCAGCGTCCCCAACTATTCGCATCAGGCAGCATTCCCGAAAAACTGAAGCGAAGCCCCTTTCTGAACCGTTCTGTTAATACTGAATTGCCCGCCGTTCAGGCGCAGTTTAGCCAAAGTAAAAATGGAACTCAAGGTGGGTGGTATCTGAACGTCGGGGCTTTACATGGGCTACAACCTGGTCAGGAAGTTAAGCTCCTAACGTCTATAGGCCAACCGTTACTAACTACACCTGTCTCGGAAATAGGGTTAGATTATGCACGCTTGTCTATTGATTCAGCGGTATCAGTTCAGCCCGATCCAGCGATAGTCTATCGCGTCGATGTGCCTGGGTTGATGAGCAAACCCCTGCGAATTTTCTTTTCCAGTCGAAATGGTTCTCCGGCCGAGCAGGCAAAAATGATCGCCAATCTAATGGCTGAAGCGGGCAATTGCTATGTGCCCGAAGCAGACGAATCGGCGGCTGATTATGCACTTTATGCCCGTAATGGCTGGTATTTTTTAACCCTTCCCAACACCGAAGACCAGCCCGACAATGAATTTCGGCCATTGGTCAGTCCGGTCATGTTTACTGATAAAAATGTCAATCAAAAACTTGGAAATTATATTCGTCAGTTCTCCCGCTGGACGTATCTGAAAACCTTAAAAAATCCGGTAGCCACTGGGCCAGGGATTAAAATCGAGATTGTGCCGGAAGGTAGTTCCTCTGTTGCCAAAAATGGTTCTACTGTGCCTATCACGCTAATCGAACGAAATGAAACGCATACAAATGAGGTTGTTATTCGAGTTACTAACACCACAAACCAGTTATTGTATTGCACTGTGGTTTACCTGACACACGGCATTGGGTCGTGGCTCCAATTTCTGGACACAAACACGGAACTGGTACCAAATCAAATGGTTATTGTCGGTCAGAATGCCTATGAAGGGGCTGATAATTCAACACGAATTTCGATTCCGATATCCTCGGCAGGAGAAAACGTTGTACACGACTATAATTGGCCCGCAGTAGACGAGCGTTTACTGTTCATTTTTACCACCAAATCAGCGAATGCGTCGGGCGTGTTGAGTGAGTCTACCCTGAATTTTCTGCAATTTGATGAACTTCCTCCACCGCCTACTCTTGCCGACCGAATGGATGGAGGAACGAAGGCCATAGCTGCATCACGCCCATCGACGGCAGTTCCGCTACCTACCTGGTGGACACAATCGATCAACCTGCGCTGGGAAAACCCCGCGTACAACAAAATTAGCAAGTATGATCTCCATGCGATGATCAGTCCGCAACCAGATATAGTTGCCGATGATGCGCTGGCCGATTGTGCGCTGGGTTTATATTTTACGACCAGCACCAATCAATCACCTACACTACAGGTTAAACCTCAACTTCAGCAATACTGGATCAGCCAACAGGATGTCCAGAAAGGCATGGGTGAAGATATCTCATTGGCGTTGGCCAGCCGAGTATCACAATCCATTCGTAATCGGCAGTTTCAAGAAAACCGAACGGTTTACCCAAATCGGGCAAGGGTCGTCGCTAGTGGCGATTCGTGGTTTCAGTATCCATTTCTGATTCGCGATATTGTCGACTGTTTAAGCAATGGGTATCTGGTGTATAGTCTTGCTTCGACGGATAACACACTCCAAACCATTGATCCAAACGACGTTTTGCTGGCTATTGACGAATCTGACGCTCAGTTTTTATTGTTTAGCGGTGGGTTGAATGACCTCATGGATCAGTTTCCTGATCGGTTCATTCTTGACATAACCGATTTGCCGCAGACAAATCCGCGCCAGTGGCTGACCGACGAGTTTTTTCAAACTCTTGATGTCATGCAGGTTCAATATGAGTCGCTGTTCGAGGCCATCCGGCGAGAAAAATCCAACGTGTATATCATTGCACATGGCTATGATTATATCCGGTCGGTCAACGCGGTATCGGAAGAGCGGAACTGGCTGGCCCCAGAACTTACCAGAAAGGGAATCTCCAGCCCACAGGCACAGCAGGCCTTGTTGAACCTGGTAATCGATGAGTTTAATGAACGGCTCAAAACCGCAGCCGACAAATTCGATGACATGGTAACACATTTGGATCTGCGTCACATTGTGGCCAAACCAACCTACTGGCACGACGAGACGCATCCGAATGATGCTGGCTTCCTGGATTTGGCCTATCAATTTGTAAAACAGATCCGCACGATTCAAAAGCCAGCCATCACAACAGTTCACTGA